The Candidatus Zixiibacteriota bacterium genome includes a window with the following:
- a CDS encoding CDP-alcohol phosphatidyltransferase family protein, producing the protein MSRYEILQPPNLVSLSRVILAPVIGYYLFQPEPQAAFVALALVIVAGVTDALDGFLARKMNLVGPMGIALDPVCDKIFAGLLVILLIPTRDLPIWLAAVIIGRDLLILAAGSLLMSGRKISLPSNLTGKWAFAAIAVLLACYVVRFQFGIWMIGPIALLLIAGSLFGYGRVFIKVRRGETPQPFADRPVYKITRVVLTLLVAAIFLNQFYTFLFK; encoded by the coding sequence ATGTCGCGATACGAAATTTTACAGCCGCCGAATCTGGTCAGTCTCTCGCGAGTAATCCTCGCGCCGGTGATCGGCTACTACCTATTTCAACCGGAGCCTCAGGCGGCGTTCGTGGCTCTGGCGCTGGTGATCGTGGCCGGAGTTACCGATGCCCTCGACGGCTTCCTCGCTCGCAAGATGAATCTGGTGGGACCGATGGGGATCGCTCTGGACCCTGTCTGCGATAAAATCTTTGCCGGATTGCTGGTAATTCTCCTGATCCCCACGCGCGACCTCCCGATCTGGCTGGCGGCGGTGATCATCGGCCGAGACCTGCTTATTTTGGCGGCCGGATCGTTGCTGATGAGCGGCCGCAAGATCTCACTTCCCTCCAATCTTACCGGGAAATGGGCCTTCGCCGCCATCGCCGTGTTGTTGGCTTGTTATGTCGTCCGCTTTCAATTCGGGATATGGATGATTGGCCCGATAGCGTTATTGCTTATAGCCGGCTCTTTGTTCGGCTATGGCCGGGTGTTTATCAAAGTTCGTCGCGGTGAGACACCGCAGCCCTTCGCCGACCGTCCCGTGTATAAAATCACTCGCGTTGTCCTGACGCTTCTGGTTGCAGCGATTTTCCTGAACCAGTTCTATACGTTTCTTTTCAAGTAA
- a CDS encoding OmpW family outer membrane protein has protein sequence MNKALVIGCAFVLLLAGLSTAQDLTGKIAVSPFAGLGVPVGDMASDDFTDDDSNAAYRKMGFKFGASGEYFLSPNYSLGLSFRYASFGAKELEGWDPGDKINLLAFTLNGKYYFATEGTIRPYGVIGAGLASATFKDIVVDYETGLTVDFDAITKPCILFGIGGDYFASPNMSIFAEGSFDYYFSDGGKIKYDGEETGDELGTNYYFLDFVVGVRFWFGGATE, from the coding sequence ATGAACAAGGCGTTAGTTATTGGATGTGCGTTTGTCCTGCTGTTGGCCGGTTTGTCAACCGCTCAGGATCTTACCGGGAAAATTGCCGTGTCGCCGTTTGCCGGTCTCGGTGTGCCGGTTGGTGATATGGCCAGCGATGATTTCACCGACGATGACAGCAATGCCGCTTATCGTAAGATGGGATTCAAGTTCGGTGCGAGTGGTGAGTATTTCCTGAGCCCGAACTATTCTCTCGGATTGAGTTTCAGATATGCCTCTTTCGGCGCTAAGGAACTCGAAGGCTGGGATCCCGGCGACAAGATCAATCTCTTGGCTTTCACCCTCAACGGCAAGTATTACTTCGCTACCGAGGGTACGATTCGCCCTTACGGAGTGATCGGCGCCGGACTCGCATCGGCCACCTTCAAGGATATCGTGGTCGACTATGAGACGGGACTGACGGTGGACTTCGATGCGATCACCAAGCCGTGCATCCTGTTCGGTATCGGTGGCGACTATTTCGCCTCCCCGAATATGTCGATTTTCGCTGAAGGTTCTTTTGACTATTACTTCTCCGACGGCGGCAAGATTAAGTACGACGGAGAAGAAACCGGTGATGAACTCGGCACCAACTACTATTTCCTCGATTTCGTCGTGGGTGTCCGTTTCTGGTTCGGAGGCGCGACCGAATAG
- the tpx gene encoding thiol peroxidase, with protein MERSNIIKMKGNPLTLIGPELKPGDPAPDFTLINKDLSPVKLADSSGKVRLLSVVPSLDTPVCSLQTQRFNKELASLGNAVKSYTISADLPFAQGRFCSEHDITNTETLSDHRDLSFGEKYGLAIKDLRLLGRAVIIVDKNDKISYLQLVPEVTEEPNYDEAMEALKKAVG; from the coding sequence ATGGAACGTTCTAATATCATAAAAATGAAAGGCAATCCGCTGACTTTGATAGGTCCGGAGCTTAAACCGGGTGACCCGGCTCCTGATTTTACATTGATCAACAAGGATCTGAGTCCGGTCAAACTGGCGGATTCGTCCGGTAAAGTACGTCTGCTTTCGGTAGTTCCCTCGCTTGACACTCCGGTTTGCTCGCTTCAGACGCAACGGTTTAACAAGGAACTGGCCAGTCTCGGCAATGCCGTCAAGAGTTACACCATCTCGGCCGACCTGCCGTTCGCGCAGGGTCGATTCTGCTCGGAGCATGATATCACCAACACCGAAACCCTTTCGGATCATCGCGATCTGTCATTCGGTGAGAAATATGGTCTGGCGATAAAGGATTTACGGTTGCTCGGTCGTGCCGTAATCATTGTCGATAAAAACGACAAGATCAGCTACCTGCAGTTGGTTCCCGAGGTAACCGAAGAACCGAATTACGATGAGGCTATGGAAGCCCTCAAGAAGGCTGTTGGCTGA
- a CDS encoding DUF885 domain-containing protein gives MLRKLLFVTIITTLFLTAASLQAASKQTFDELCAEILESLQSMFPVQATQMGIHHYDLRLTDYSSKSVKSMISKLDDYEKKLHKINIENLDEHQQVNYRLIKSNLDIALLDLKEIAWYKHSPVLYVDEAITGVYSLMRSQHAPLSAKRVFIVSRMKAIPELFANARRNLKDVPAPYIETALEQLETGNQFYHEVAGALMNESPEDADEILRISTAAREAMNDFTTFLQGLTPAPEGSFAIGKLNYDYMLSHLYFLDFDSDSLLALGNALLEEAQQAYHDQQEYVDNEHVTGIDSVFVPAEFSRQDVFDYYQWETDQVKLWCEMTDFVTVPEDIAPVRVVETPPFLRALVPGIAYEPAGPFDSLQEGLFYVRPLPEEMDRKQLEARYRYVYRRGFKGSVVHEAFPGHHLQMQIAARNEDPVRKWQTNMMMLEGWALYCEETVYDEGLYGREDPTHWLNVLGGIRYRAARIVSDVSLHTGRMTMQECIDWMNEVLETDSESGREYIRKEVRKQSLYPTNRITYMVGKREIMRLREAAEAQQGPDFDLGAFHDALLAEGSIPPVMLWDIMGLTPAAEGE, from the coding sequence ATGCTTCGTAAGCTGCTTTTCGTAACGATAATCACCACCCTGTTCCTGACCGCCGCCTCTCTACAGGCCGCCTCAAAACAGACTTTTGATGAACTATGCGCCGAGATACTGGAATCGCTGCAATCGATGTTTCCCGTCCAGGCAACCCAGATGGGTATTCATCATTACGATCTTCGCCTGACCGATTATTCCTCGAAATCAGTCAAGAGTATGATCAGCAAACTCGACGACTACGAAAAGAAGCTACACAAAATCAATATAGAGAACCTTGACGAACACCAGCAGGTCAACTACCGGCTGATCAAATCCAATCTCGACATCGCTCTTCTCGACTTGAAGGAAATCGCCTGGTACAAACACTCACCGGTGCTCTATGTCGATGAAGCGATCACTGGTGTTTATTCCCTGATGCGTTCTCAGCATGCTCCCCTCTCCGCCAAGCGGGTGTTCATCGTCTCCCGCATGAAAGCGATTCCGGAGCTGTTCGCCAACGCCCGTCGCAATCTCAAGGATGTCCCGGCGCCGTACATCGAAACCGCTCTGGAACAACTCGAAACCGGCAACCAGTTTTACCATGAAGTAGCCGGCGCTCTCATGAACGAGTCACCTGAAGACGCGGACGAAATTCTCCGTATCTCCACGGCCGCCCGCGAAGCTATGAACGACTTCACCACTTTCCTGCAGGGACTGACTCCGGCCCCTGAGGGTAGTTTCGCCATCGGTAAACTAAATTACGACTACATGCTGAGTCATCTCTACTTCCTCGACTTCGACAGCGACTCATTGCTGGCTTTGGGGAATGCTCTTCTCGAAGAGGCTCAGCAAGCCTATCACGACCAACAGGAATACGTCGATAACGAGCACGTGACCGGGATCGACTCGGTCTTTGTCCCGGCCGAGTTCAGCCGCCAGGATGTTTTCGACTACTATCAATGGGAAACCGACCAGGTTAAACTCTGGTGTGAAATGACCGACTTCGTGACCGTTCCGGAGGATATCGCCCCGGTCCGGGTGGTTGAAACACCGCCGTTCTTGCGGGCGCTCGTACCGGGTATCGCCTATGAACCGGCCGGACCGTTCGACTCGCTCCAGGAAGGTTTGTTCTACGTCCGTCCGCTGCCGGAGGAGATGGACCGCAAACAACTCGAAGCTCGCTACCGCTACGTTTATCGGCGCGGCTTCAAGGGCTCGGTGGTGCACGAGGCATTCCCGGGACACCATTTACAAATGCAGATCGCTGCCCGCAACGAAGACCCCGTGCGCAAATGGCAAACCAATATGATGATGCTCGAAGGCTGGGCGCTCTACTGTGAAGAAACGGTTTACGATGAGGGGCTCTACGGTCGCGAGGATCCCACCCACTGGCTTAACGTTCTCGGCGGGATCCGTTACCGAGCGGCTCGTATCGTTTCCGATGTGAGTCTTCATACCGGCCGCATGACCATGCAGGAATGCATCGACTGGATGAACGAGGTGCTCGAGACCGACAGTGAATCGGGTCGGGAGTATATCCGTAAGGAAGTCCGCAAGCAGTCGCTTTATCCGACCAATCGGATAACTTACATGGTCGGCAAACGAGAGATTATGCGCCTGCGCGAGGCAGCCGAGGCACAACAGGGACCGGATTTCGATCTCGGGGCATTCCACGACGCTCTCCTGGCCGAGGGTTCGATTCCGCCGGTAATGCTTTGGGATATCATGGGCCTCACCCCCGCCGCCGAAGGAGAATAA
- the rlmD gene encoding 23S rRNA (uracil(1939)-C(5))-methyltransferase RlmD, with protein MTDPTPDNMIELEILDLAFDGKAVAHNDGKVVFVNGGLPGERIEAEIIKRKRKYDQARLVRIIEPSDLRTATPCEHFGICGGCTWQDLQYAQQLEFKRKQVIDCLQRLGHLENVAVPPVLGSEREFFYRNKMEFSFHTGADSEFTLGLHARGRFDDIFDLNACHLQSEQSNRLVAFMRDYVRRENIPVYDVKEHVGFMRFLVIRQTSRTNQLMVNVVTNFGDFPNLDRFIAEIREAIPEITTIVHNQNGQKSNIAVGEAETVLWGPGYIEEELLGRKFRISANSFFQTNSLQAERLYSTAFDLLHPEPTDRVLDLYCGTGTIGILLADRVEAVVGVELVGDAVAAAEKNARLNGVENIGFYQGHVKDFLRHDPRAQENYRCVIVDPPRAGMNPKALKQLIALDPHKLLYISCNPATFARDAAALIEAGYLLPEVRPVDMFPHTMHIELVGRFYKD; from the coding sequence ATGACCGATCCAACCCCCGACAATATGATTGAACTGGAAATCCTGGATCTCGCTTTTGACGGCAAAGCGGTTGCCCATAACGACGGTAAAGTGGTTTTTGTCAACGGCGGACTTCCGGGAGAGCGCATTGAAGCGGAAATAATAAAGCGCAAACGTAAATACGACCAGGCTCGCCTGGTCCGGATAATCGAACCTTCCGATCTTCGTACCGCAACGCCCTGTGAGCATTTCGGCATTTGCGGCGGTTGCACCTGGCAGGACCTGCAATATGCTCAACAGCTCGAGTTTAAACGCAAGCAGGTGATCGACTGTCTCCAGCGGCTGGGACATCTGGAGAATGTGGCCGTCCCCCCCGTGCTCGGATCGGAGCGGGAGTTTTTCTATCGCAATAAAATGGAATTCTCCTTCCACACCGGCGCCGACAGCGAATTCACCCTCGGTCTGCACGCTCGAGGACGTTTCGACGATATCTTTGACCTCAACGCCTGTCATCTTCAGTCGGAACAATCCAATCGTCTGGTTGCCTTCATGCGCGATTATGTCCGACGCGAGAACATCCCGGTTTACGACGTCAAGGAACACGTCGGCTTCATGCGCTTCCTGGTAATCCGGCAAACCTCACGGACGAACCAGCTCATGGTCAACGTCGTAACGAATTTCGGCGACTTCCCTAACCTTGATCGTTTTATCGCGGAGATACGCGAAGCGATTCCTGAAATCACCACCATCGTTCACAATCAGAACGGCCAGAAATCGAACATCGCGGTGGGCGAAGCGGAAACGGTGCTCTGGGGGCCGGGTTACATTGAAGAGGAACTGCTCGGGCGGAAATTTCGAATCAGCGCCAACTCGTTTTTTCAGACCAACTCACTCCAGGCAGAACGGCTTTACTCGACCGCTTTCGACCTGCTTCACCCGGAACCGACCGATCGCGTTCTCGACCTTTATTGCGGCACCGGAACGATCGGCATTCTGCTCGCGGACCGGGTCGAGGCGGTGGTCGGGGTGGAGTTGGTCGGAGATGCCGTCGCTGCAGCCGAGAAAAATGCCCGGCTGAACGGCGTAGAGAATATCGGTTTTTACCAGGGGCACGTCAAAGATTTCCTCCGCCATGACCCCCGGGCTCAGGAAAACTATCGCTGCGTGATCGTCGATCCGCCTAGAGCGGGCATGAATCCAAAGGCACTCAAGCAGTTAATCGCTCTTGATCCGCATAAACTGCTCTATATATCCTGTAATCCGGCCACTTTCGCACGCGATGCCGCCGCCCTAATTGAGGCCGGTTATTTGTTGCCCGAGGTTCGTCCGGTCGATATGTTCCCGCATACTATGCATATTGAATTGGTAGGAAGATTCTACAAAGACTGA
- a CDS encoding cation diffusion facilitator family transporter: MSDHHHHDQLPSGARLGWTIAFNLAITIAEFVGGLVSGYLALTADAVHNLSDVVALILAWLGAKGAVRPSTKRSTYGLKRLEVITALISAMSLVVISVFIFQEAYRRLIDPQEISNPVLFMTVAVIGLIGNVVSVWLLHAERGKDLNMKAAFLHMAYDALSSLAVIIGGIVIILTGFTLIDAFLAVLIGIMILYSSYQVIKEAVLVLLEAVPARIDPDEVKDAIAGVRRVRSVHHLHIWSLSSNEIALSCHICLDEKDFIDGPIIIDQINQILHDRFDIGHATIQAEKFDCETLDLFHRRNHSE, from the coding sequence ATGAGCGATCATCACCACCACGACCAACTTCCCTCCGGGGCGCGACTCGGCTGGACTATAGCTTTCAACCTGGCGATTACCATTGCCGAGTTTGTCGGCGGTCTGGTGAGCGGCTATCTGGCTCTGACCGCCGACGCCGTCCATAACTTATCCGATGTAGTGGCTTTGATTCTAGCCTGGCTCGGAGCTAAAGGCGCCGTACGCCCCTCCACCAAGCGCTCAACCTACGGCCTTAAAAGACTTGAGGTAATCACCGCCCTGATTTCGGCCATGAGTCTGGTCGTGATCTCGGTTTTCATTTTTCAGGAAGCCTACCGACGCTTGATTGATCCGCAGGAAATCAGCAATCCCGTTCTGTTCATGACGGTGGCGGTGATCGGTTTGATCGGCAACGTCGTGTCGGTCTGGCTGCTGCATGCGGAGCGGGGTAAAGACCTCAACATGAAAGCTGCCTTCCTGCACATGGCTTACGATGCCCTCTCCTCGCTGGCGGTGATTATCGGCGGTATCGTGATCATCCTGACCGGTTTCACACTTATCGATGCCTTCCTTGCGGTCCTGATCGGCATCATGATCCTTTACTCCTCGTATCAGGTAATCAAGGAGGCCGTGCTGGTGTTGCTCGAAGCGGTTCCGGCGCGTATCGATCCGGACGAGGTCAAAGACGCCATCGCCGGTGTGAGACGGGTACGCTCGGTACATCATCTGCATATCTGGTCCTTGTCTTCCAACGAGATCGCCCTCTCTTGTCATATCTGCCTCGATGAAAAAGATTTCATCGATGGTCCGATAATCATTGATCAGATCAATCAGATTCTGCACGATCGGTTCGATATCGGCCACGCCACTATTCAGGCCGAGAAATTCGATTGTGAAACCCTTGACTTATTCCACCGAAGGAACCACTCCGAATGA
- a CDS encoding response regulator, translating into MARRIVIIEDEQDIGQLIAYNLQNEGFDTGVYTSGEAGIEAAQADPPDLVLLDWMLPGLNGLEVCRRLRSDHRTEHVPIVFLTAKGEEADIVSGLQEGADDYITKPFSPRVLIARVHAVLRRQTDTEEPEEEDVVAYKSIIVDLKKHEVTCDKKRVELTHTEFQLLLTLMRRPGWVFNRDQLVNCIRGEDVFVNDRTVDVHVAGLRRKLGKSAELIETVRGVGYRFKE; encoded by the coding sequence ATGGCCCGTAGGATTGTGATTATCGAAGATGAGCAGGATATAGGTCAGCTTATTGCTTATAACCTGCAGAATGAAGGATTCGACACCGGTGTGTACACCTCCGGTGAAGCGGGGATAGAAGCTGCTCAGGCCGATCCCCCTGATTTGGTTTTATTGGACTGGATGCTTCCCGGCCTCAACGGTCTCGAGGTCTGTCGTCGGCTTCGGTCGGATCATCGCACGGAGCATGTTCCGATCGTATTCCTGACGGCCAAGGGTGAAGAAGCGGACATTGTTTCGGGTTTACAGGAGGGGGCCGATGACTATATCACCAAGCCGTTCAGCCCCCGGGTTTTAATTGCCCGGGTTCATGCCGTGTTGCGGCGCCAGACCGATACCGAGGAACCCGAAGAGGAAGATGTTGTTGCCTATAAGAGTATCATCGTCGACCTCAAGAAGCATGAAGTGACGTGCGACAAGAAACGTGTTGAGTTGACACACACCGAGTTCCAATTGCTGTTAACGCTCATGCGCCGTCCCGGATGGGTGTTTAATCGTGATCAGTTGGTGAACTGCATTCGCGGCGAAGATGTTTTCGTGAACGACCGCACGGTCGACGTTCATGTGGCCGGGCTGCGACGGAAATTAGGGAAGTCGGCGGAATTGATTGAAACCGTTCGCGGTGTTGGATACCGCTTCAAGGAGTGA
- a CDS encoding ATP-binding protein — protein MAQRRLFWRLFPSLMAIIVVAVALVVFFAERAIRPFYEERTIDYLASTARIVAHQIKDAAAAGNYAAADSLCKEIGRETGIRVTLILGSGKVVGDSFEDPERMENHSNRPEVRMARDSGVGNSIRYSSTVSQRMMYVALMPETAGDSGMVVRTSISIERIDEVLGLLRTRFVVGGLVVAVLAALVSLFYSRRITLPLEHLKRGAERFARGKFKLKLAVVGSDEIATLAQAMNAMADEISRKLDTITEQRQTQEAIMTSMVEGVVAVDRDERVLSINRAAADFFETSGMDSTGRFLHEVVRNSAMQQLVAEILTTGESVAAELSTGGKKVRYLQASGSILHDANGTALGAVVVLNDVTRIQELESVRRDFVANVSHELRTPITLIKGYVETLQEGALQKPEDAEKFLEVIARHTDQLNQLIEDLLSLSRIEQSPRIEFESGPLSKDLDMAVTECEPKAREKGITLTIEGKRDYDLLANHHLIQRAISNLIDNAVKYSPQGAPVEVKVSQADNEVVIDIVDHGCGIDSRHLPRIFERFYRVDKARSRELGGTGLGLAIVKHIVQTHRGRVTVDSTVGKGSVFSIHLPIGV, from the coding sequence TTGGCCCAACGACGCCTCTTCTGGAGATTATTCCCCTCACTTATGGCCATTATCGTGGTGGCCGTAGCTCTGGTAGTATTTTTCGCCGAGCGAGCGATCAGACCGTTCTACGAGGAAAGGACTATCGACTATCTCGCTTCAACAGCCCGTATCGTTGCGCATCAAATAAAAGACGCCGCCGCCGCCGGTAATTATGCCGCCGCCGATAGTCTATGTAAGGAAATCGGACGAGAAACCGGTATCCGGGTAACGTTGATCCTGGGATCGGGCAAAGTGGTCGGAGACTCCTTTGAGGATCCCGAGCGGATGGAAAACCACAGCAATCGGCCGGAAGTACGGATGGCACGCGACAGCGGCGTGGGCAACTCCATTCGTTATAGCAGTACCGTTTCACAACGAATGATGTACGTGGCGCTGATGCCCGAAACGGCCGGAGATTCGGGAATGGTTGTCAGGACCTCGATCTCGATCGAACGTATCGATGAGGTCCTCGGCTTGCTGCGTACTCGTTTTGTCGTGGGGGGATTGGTCGTGGCTGTGCTCGCGGCGCTGGTGAGTTTGTTTTATTCGCGTCGTATTACTTTGCCTCTGGAACATCTCAAGAGGGGAGCCGAACGTTTCGCACGCGGCAAGTTCAAGCTTAAGCTGGCGGTGGTCGGCTCCGATGAAATCGCCACGCTCGCCCAGGCCATGAATGCCATGGCCGATGAAATATCTCGTAAACTGGACACCATTACCGAACAGCGGCAGACCCAGGAAGCGATCATGACCAGTATGGTCGAAGGAGTGGTGGCAGTTGACCGGGACGAACGAGTGTTGAGCATCAATCGCGCCGCCGCCGATTTCTTCGAAACCTCCGGAATGGATTCGACCGGCCGTTTTCTGCACGAGGTCGTACGCAATTCCGCCATGCAGCAACTCGTTGCCGAAATTTTAACCACCGGGGAATCGGTCGCGGCGGAGTTGTCGACCGGCGGGAAGAAGGTTCGCTATTTGCAGGCTTCGGGATCGATTTTGCACGATGCCAACGGCACAGCGCTGGGGGCGGTGGTCGTACTCAACGACGTGACCCGTATCCAGGAGTTGGAGAGTGTCCGTCGTGATTTCGTCGCGAACGTTTCGCACGAGTTGCGGACACCGATCACATTGATCAAGGGGTATGTCGAAACATTGCAGGAAGGGGCTCTGCAAAAGCCAGAGGACGCCGAGAAATTCCTCGAGGTAATCGCCCGCCACACCGACCAATTGAATCAGTTGATCGAGGATTTGCTGAGTCTGTCCCGTATCGAACAGAGTCCCCGCATCGAATTCGAATCCGGTCCCTTGAGCAAAGATCTAGATATGGCTGTCACCGAATGTGAACCCAAAGCACGGGAGAAAGGGATCACGCTTACTATTGAAGGTAAACGTGATTATGATCTGCTGGCGAATCATCATTTAATTCAGCGAGCCATCAGTAATCTCATCGACAATGCCGTGAAATACAGTCCCCAGGGCGCCCCGGTTGAGGTCAAGGTTTCGCAGGCGGACAACGAAGTGGTGATCGATATCGTCGATCACGGCTGCGGGATCGATTCACGCCATCTGCCGCGTATTTTCGAGCGATTCTATCGGGTGGACAAAGCCCGCTCGCGCGAGTTGGGCGGGACCGGGTTAGGTCTGGCGATAGTAAAGCATATCGTCCAGACCCATCGCGGAAGGGTTACGGTCGACAGCACGGTGGGAAAAGGGAGCGTTTTCTCAATTCATCTGCCGATCGGTGTCTGA
- a CDS encoding putative sulfate exporter family transporter: MKESINSLWTNEDYWAIWFGFIIIAGSLLGWIPKIPKVGTWTSDPLNAFEVIKDGIVTGNTLLPLLGLLIGLAILTAIGVAFMKTTKVSHYLLGFTAVFILATISYWVANQAEIKYWGLSYAMWGLLVGLLISNTIGTPKWLLAGAKTEMFIKTGLVLMGAEILFAKIVSLGIPGLMVAWIVTPIVVIFMFIFAVKYLKMKNKKLAMIIAAATSVCGVSAAIATAAACRAKKEDLTLGVGMTLIFTVLMMFFMPLGIKFIGMNHILGAAWMGGTIDSTGAVVAAGSMLGPEAEQVAAVVKMIQNVLIGLLAFCVAIYWVTTVDRSPEGPRPNAMEIWYRFPKFVLGFVAASLLFSFVIIPAMHGDVAAVESRFINPITHTLRGWFFCLAFVAIGLESNFRELTAQMEGGKPMILYVVGQTFNLILTLFVAWLAFMVLFPNVV; the protein is encoded by the coding sequence ATGAAAGAATCAATCAATTCACTCTGGACCAACGAGGATTACTGGGCAATCTGGTTCGGCTTTATCATTATAGCCGGCTCGTTGCTCGGCTGGATCCCCAAGATACCGAAGGTCGGCACGTGGACCTCCGACCCACTTAACGCATTCGAGGTTATCAAAGACGGTATTGTAACCGGAAACACATTACTGCCTCTGCTGGGATTGCTGATCGGGCTGGCTATCCTTACAGCCATCGGTGTCGCTTTCATGAAAACGACCAAGGTCAGTCATTATCTGCTCGGATTCACGGCCGTGTTCATCCTGGCTACGATATCTTATTGGGTAGCGAATCAGGCGGAAATCAAGTATTGGGGTCTTTCGTATGCTATGTGGGGCCTCCTGGTCGGCTTGCTTATATCCAACACGATCGGCACTCCCAAATGGCTGCTGGCAGGTGCGAAAACGGAGATGTTCATCAAAACCGGTCTGGTTCTGATGGGCGCCGAGATTCTTTTTGCCAAGATCGTTTCGCTGGGCATCCCCGGTCTTATGGTAGCCTGGATTGTCACTCCGATCGTGGTTATCTTCATGTTCATCTTCGCCGTAAAGTATCTCAAGATGAAGAATAAGAAACTGGCCATGATTATTGCCGCAGCCACCTCGGTTTGCGGCGTTTCGGCCGCCATCGCAACCGCCGCAGCCTGCCGAGCCAAGAAGGAAGACCTCACCCTCGGTGTCGGCATGACGCTTATCTTCACGGTGCTGATGATGTTCTTCATGCCGCTCGGGATCAAATTCATCGGTATGAATCACATTCTGGGAGCCGCCTGGATGGGCGGAACGATCGACTCCACCGGCGCCGTGGTCGCGGCCGGTTCGATGCTCGGTCCCGAAGCGGAACAGGTAGCGGCCGTCGTCAAGATGATTCAGAATGTCCTGATTGGCCTCCTTGCTTTCTGCGTCGCCATTTACTGGGTGACCACCGTCGACCGCAGCCCGGAAGGACCCCGTCCCAACGCCATGGAAATCTGGTATCGCTTCCCGAAATTCGTGCTCGGTTTCGTTGCTGCTTCATTGTTGTTTTCGTTCGTGATCATCCCGGCCATGCACGGCGATGTCGCGGCCGTTGAGTCGCGCTTCATCAATCCGATAACCCATACTTTGCGGGGTTGGTTCTTCTGCCTGGCTTTCGTCGCGATCGGTCTGGAGTCGAACTTCAGGGAACTGACAGCCCAGATGGAGGGGGGCAAACCGATGATCCTCTATGTTGTCGGGCAAACCTTCAATCTGATCCTGACCCTGTTCGTCGCCTGGCTGGCGTTCATGGTCCTGTTTCCGAACGTTGTCTGA
- a CDS encoding putative porin: MKNMLSVAVLVAALASTASAGNWWETVKVKGDLRYRHEMIDKEGSDVRNRQRIRARLGVFGEVSQFTKVGLQMATGSADPVSTNQTLGDAFSTKDFRLDLAYFETTHDKLPGFTLIGGKMHNPFFKPGSSELIWDSDWNPEGGVLKYAKKMEQVKIELLGSGFWIEERSKGDDSYLLAAQGILHFDLSDERTSIALTGAYYNYENTQGMEPFFDGDDKGNSVVPDTIWNGTDVEEINMLYANDYDLIEAGIEIGYKTDLIPVKAMFDFVSNTQADSLNTGWLVGLHLGKASKPGKWEARYIYRNVEKDAVVATFADSDFRGGGTDAKGHEFGGGIMLANNTTFNVSYFINQTEIAEGADSDFNRLQVDLQLKF; the protein is encoded by the coding sequence ATGAAGAACATGCTTTCAGTAGCGGTTCTTGTTGCAGCTCTGGCCTCGACGGCCTCGGCCGGCAACTGGTGGGAGACGGTGAAGGTAAAAGGAGACCTTCGGTATCGGCACGAGATGATTGACAAAGAAGGTTCGGATGTTCGCAATCGTCAGCGTATTCGGGCTCGCCTCGGTGTGTTCGGTGAAGTTTCACAGTTTACCAAGGTAGGACTTCAGATGGCGACCGGTTCAGCCGATCCGGTTTCGACCAACCAGACTCTCGGAGACGCTTTCTCAACCAAGGATTTTCGCCTGGATTTGGCCTATTTTGAAACCACTCACGACAAACTGCCGGGTTTCACTCTGATCGGTGGTAAGATGCACAATCCGTTTTTTAAGCCGGGCAGCAGCGAGCTTATCTGGGACTCCGACTGGAATCCGGAAGGCGGCGTGCTCAAGTATGCGAAGAAAATGGAACAGGTGAAAATCGAGTTACTGGGTTCGGGTTTCTGGATCGAGGAGCGTTCCAAGGGCGATGACTCCTATCTGCTGGCGGCTCAAGGCATACTGCACTTCGACCTGTCGGATGAGCGGACCTCCATTGCACTAACCGGCGCTTATTACAACTATGAGAATACGCAGGGAATGGAACCGTTCTTCGACGGCGACGACAAAGGCAACAGCGTAGTCCCGGATACGATCTGGAACGGTACTGACGTAGAAGAAATCAACATGCTCTACGCCAATGACTATGACCTGATCGAGGCCGGTATCGAAATCGGTTACAAGACAGACCTGATACCCGTCAAGGCGATGTTCGATTTCGTCTCCAATACTCAGGCCGACAGCCTCAACACCGGCTGGTTGGTCGGATTACACCTCGGCAAAGCCTCCAAGCCGGGTAAGTGGGAAGCACGCTATATCTACCGCAATGTCGAGAAGGATGCGGTCGTAGCGACTTTTGCCGATTCCGACTTCCGTGGCGGCGGTACCGATGCCAAGGGTCACGAGTTCGGCGGCGGGATTATGCTGGCCAATAACACGACTTTCAATGTCTCGTATTTCATCAACCAGACTGAAATCGCCGAAGGCGCCGACAGCGACTTCAATCGGCTGCAGGTTGATCTCCAGTTGAAGTTCTGA